From a region of the Rhipicephalus microplus isolate Deutch F79 chromosome X, USDA_Rmic, whole genome shotgun sequence genome:
- the LOC142776109 gene encoding uncharacterized protein LOC142776109, whose amino-acid sequence MSANNSNTSVSKEDATEGNVTIASSEQIIDEEDDLVDEYLREVLSLDPEAMEQLSVLDQEGTRAPTNSAISVEARTPELPAALGPTLRCRVDSKTAFAKRRSQPTVAEVDHKATDDSFSDVASNE is encoded by the exons ATGTCGGCGAACAACAGCAACACCTCCGTCAGCAAAGAAGACGCTACCGAAGGCAACGTGACGATCGCTTCTTCGGAGCAAATTATCGATGAAGAAGACGACCTGGTGGACGAGTATCTACGCGAGGTGTTGAGCCTGGACCCAGAGGCGATGGAGCAGTTGTCTGTCTTGGACCAGGAGGGAACCCGAGCTCCAACCAACAGCGCCATCAGCGTGGAAGCGCGGACGCCCGAACTTCCCGCTGCGTTAGGCCCAACGCTGCGCTGCCGCGTCGATTCCAAAACCGCGTTTGCTAAGCGCCGGTCGCAGCCGACTGTAGCGGAAG TCGACCACAAGGCCACTGATGACAGCTTTTCGGATGTGGCGAGCAACGAGTGA